The genomic region GGTGCTTATATTGTTATGGGTATATTATACCGGACTCATTTTCTTTATGGGAGCAGAATTTACCATGGTGTATTCAGAATACCGGGAAAAGAAAAAGTTGAACACCGTAGATGCCCTAGCAACTTCATCTAACGAGGGAAAATTATAATTAACCTTTGAAGAATTCATTTAGAGAATTTAGAAATTTTATATAAATAATTTATCTAAGTAAGCTAATTTAAAAGACTATAAACAAGCTAGTTAGTAAATAAATTTTTCAAATCCTCCGTTAATCGAATTGGCCGCTTGCTATGGTTGTTTATTAAACACCATTCGGTAACACATTTTACCAAAAGTTTGTTTGTGCTGTTATTATAAATTTCAACTACGCGGGTAGAAGTAACACCTTCTGCTTTTTTTATAAATGTTTTCAGTAATATTTCATCATTCAAAAAAGCTTGCCCCTTGTAAGTTATGTAATGGCTAAGTACCATCCATATATAGTCGTCTAACATTTCTTGGGTAGCCTCGGTCTGCCAATGTTCTTTGGCAATATCTTGTGCCCATTGTAAATACCTTACATTGTTTACGTGCATGAGATCGTCCAGATCATCTTCTTTTACCTGTATAAGTTGTGTAAATTCTTTCAATTTTCTCTTTTTAAGCTAAATTTATGTCCTGTATAGACTTTGGGGGTAATGAGGTTTAGTTTTTTTCTTTAATGCTTACCTCAAACATTTTATCCCAATTTTTTCCTGTTACAAAGAAAGTATCAGTCTTAGGGTTGTAGGCTATGCCGTTTAAAACATCGAGATCTGCATGTTGCTTTACTTTATCCTTTAAGCCTCGAAAGTCGATAACGCCAATAATAGCACCCGTTTTAGCATCGATAATCATCGCGCTATCTTTTAAATACACGTTGGCGTAAATTTTTCCATCCACATATTCCAATTCATTCGCTTTGTTAAAAACAGAAGTGTTGGTTACAGTTTCAATAAAATCTTCCTCTACCAACGTTTTTGGGTTTAAGATCCAAATTTTATCGCTCCCATCACTTTTATAGATTTTCCCGCCATCAGGTGTGTGTGTTAATCCCCAACCTTCCTTACTCTTGTTGTACTGAAAAGAGTCAAGTTTTTCAAAAGTATTTAGGTCGTATATAAAACCTTTTCCCGCCTGCCAAGTAAGCATATATATTTTTTGATCGATTATGGTGATTCCTTCCCCAAAGTAACTATCGTCCAAATCTATCTTTTTTAAAACATCGCCCGTCTTGTAATCTACTTTGCGTAAGGAAGATATTCCCTTTCTTCCGGTACTTTCGTACAAAGTGTCGTTGTGGAATTCCAAACCTTGGGTGTAGGCTTTTATATCGTGTGGATACGTATTTATAATTTCGTAGGTGTAAACCTTGGGAGCTTCTTCCGCTAGAATAGTAATGTTTTTAACAACTTCTGTAGAAGTACCTTCATAATAAACGGTTGCTTTAAGTGGCTGGATGCCCAATTTATCGCTTTTTAAGGTAAATGAGTTGTTATTTACGTTTATTGATTTTCCATTCAATTGATACGATACCGAATCGATTTCCTTGTTTTTTTTATTCCTTAAATCGATTTCTACGGTCTTTCCATGCTGAATTTTATTCGTTTTCCCTTTAATTTCCAAGGAAAATAATTTTTTTTCAGAAGAATTTGTAGAGTTGCAAGCTCCAAAAGAAACAATTAAAAAGCTGACGATTAAAAACTTATAAAAATACATGACTTTGTTTTGAATTTTAGGCAAGGTATTTAATAAAATTTAGACTGTAAAATTATTGTGTGAAGATAAAAAGTTTGTAAATTTGCACCCGGCAAGTCCTACACGACCAGCTCCTGTAGAATCCCCCAGGGCGGGAACGCAGCAAGGGTATACGGTTGTAGCGGTGCGATGTAGGTAGCTTGCCTTTTTTTATGCCTTTTACTTTCCTTCCCAAAAAATTATATTATAACTTTGTTAAGCCTATTTGTTTTTTACTGTAAAAAGACAAAATAGAGCAGTATCTTTACTGAATAATTAATCGTAAAAGAATATAAATCATGAAATTTTTTATAGACACTGCTAATTTAGAGCAGATCAAAGAAGCTGAGGCTCTTGGAGTTTTAGATGGCGTAACAACCAACCCATCTTTAATGGCAAAAGAAGGAATTACGGGAAGAGATAAAATCTTAAAGCACTATGTGGAAATTTGCAATATAGTAGAAGGGGATGTTTCTGCGGAAGTAATTGCTACAGATTACGAGAATATTATTAAAGAAGGGGAAGAGCTTGCGGCACTACACGAACAGATTATCGTAAAAGTACCAATGATAAAAGACGGTGTAAAAGCTATTAAGTATTTCTCTGATAAAGGAATTAAAACAAACTGTACGTTGGTGTTTTCTGTGGGGCAAGCGCTTTTAGCTGCCAAAGCCGGAGCTACCTATGTATCTCCATTTATAGGAAGATTGGATGATATTTCTACAGACGGACTAGGATTGATAGCCGATATACGTATGATCTATGACAATTACGGATTCGAAACGGAGATTTTGGCTGCTTCTGTGCGTCACACCATGCACGTTATCGATTGTGCTAAATTAGGAGCCGATGTTATGACAGGGCCATTATCTGCCATTACAGGTCTTCTAAATCACCCTTTAACAGATATTGGTCTTGAGAAATTCTTGGCAGATTACAATAAAGGGAATAAGTAATAGAAACTTAACCTCATTAATATAAAAAGAGGTCGTCCAAAAAAGTTAGCTGTATTTTCGAACGTATAGCAGTTGATAATTATTATCTATAAAGATTACTAATTTCGACTCGGCTTTAACTGAAAGAAACTATCAAATTATTTTTTGGACGGCCTCTTTTTTAATTCTTAATACTTTCTTTTAAGCTCGTTTCTAAATTCCGCCCATCAAAAATATCACCAAAACCTTCAATAATTTTACCGTTCTTATCTACAACTATTATTTTGTTGAGGCTCTTAATCACCAAAGTAGCGAGAAGTTCGTCAATATTGTCAGTTTGGTATTGTGGCAAGGTGTCGCCTTTATTAGAGATAAATTCAAGGTTATCCAACCATTCTTTACGGTCTTTATTAACGTTTACTCCCACATAGTTGTAATCAGGATATTCCTTTTTTAAACGGGATATTCTATTCAACACGTTCGCTTGATGGCTTTTTTGATGAAAATTCCAGAAATAGAAAACCGTATTCTTAGCGTATGTGGTAGAATCCATGGTGATTTTATTTCCCTTAATGTCTACTAAATGAATGGGAGGAAGGGTAAGTCCTTTTTGAAGATTCTGTACATTCTCGTAAAAATCGGTAACCTCTTCTATATGTTGGTTGTTCCCTGCGTATTTATTAAAAGAATCTATAAATTTTTCATTGCTGGCAACCGAATGCCCACCCAGTAAATACGTGAATGCTACATTTCTATTTAAATTGTCCCGAATAGTTTTGTTTTCGGTAATAGCCTTATCAATAAGTTTTAATTTATGGATGCTGTAGTGCAGGGAGTTTTGTATACGATCTATATCTCCATCGCATTTATCCTTGCAACTACTGTAAGCTAGATTGTTGAAATGTGTAATAAGATAATTGAAGTATGGACGATAATAAGTTAACAAAGTATCGTTATAATCCACCTGTTTTCTAAAATCGTAAAAAGTTTCCGGGAGTTCTGGGATGCCTTTTGTTCCATTTCTTCGTTTGTTAATAAATGGATATTCTTCCATATCGGTAAAATACCTATAATTTATGGCATCCTTTGCAATATGCATAGAAATTGGGGAAAGCGGTTCGCTTGCGTTAATGTCAGCCAAAAGCTCCTCTTTCATCCCTTTTAAAGAGTCTATTTTATGTAAAAACTCCTTTGGAGGTAGCTCGCTAAAACGGTTTACCACTTGCTCTTCATCTTCATAGATTAAAAAGATATCAATTAAAAAATTGTTCTTTTCTGCCCCGAGTCCAGAATAAACCAAGGATTCATCAAAATCCAAGGTGTTTAAGCGCATTAAAAGACTATCGCCTTTTTCTAGTATTATATATTGATATTCATTATGGTCGAAGTGGTAAAGGCCTTCTTTAACATCATCAACTTCAAAAGAAAACCGATTATTATCATCCAATAAAGAAGAATCTATGAGCTTATTATTATGGTGCAGGTATACGTAATCCATATTCGG from Galbibacter sp. BG1 harbors:
- a CDS encoding acyl-CoA thioesterase → MKEFTQLIQVKEDDLDDLMHVNNVRYLQWAQDIAKEHWQTEATQEMLDDYIWMVLSHYITYKGQAFLNDEILLKTFIKKAEGVTSTRVVEIYNNSTNKLLVKCVTEWCLINNHSKRPIRLTEDLKNLFTN
- a CDS encoding glutaminyl-peptide cyclotransferase, with translation MYFYKFLIVSFLIVSFGACNSTNSSEKKLFSLEIKGKTNKIQHGKTVEIDLRNKKNKEIDSVSYQLNGKSINVNNNSFTLKSDKLGIQPLKATVYYEGTSTEVVKNITILAEEAPKVYTYEIINTYPHDIKAYTQGLEFHNDTLYESTGRKGISSLRKVDYKTGDVLKKIDLDDSYFGEGITIIDQKIYMLTWQAGKGFIYDLNTFEKLDSFQYNKSKEGWGLTHTPDGGKIYKSDGSDKIWILNPKTLVEEDFIETVTNTSVFNKANELEYVDGKIYANVYLKDSAMIIDAKTGAIIGVIDFRGLKDKVKQHADLDVLNGIAYNPKTDTFFVTGKNWDKMFEVSIKEKN
- the fsa gene encoding fructose-6-phosphate aldolase; protein product: MKFFIDTANLEQIKEAEALGVLDGVTTNPSLMAKEGITGRDKILKHYVEICNIVEGDVSAEVIATDYENIIKEGEELAALHEQIIVKVPMIKDGVKAIKYFSDKGIKTNCTLVFSVGQALLAAKAGATYVSPFIGRLDDISTDGLGLIADIRMIYDNYGFETEILAASVRHTMHVIDCAKLGADVMTGPLSAITGLLNHPLTDIGLEKFLADYNKGNK
- a CDS encoding TlpA family protein disulfide reductase translates to MKYTFFALFIALTYSCTDTPTKAYFAGEIVNPNMDYVYLHHNNKLIDSSLLDDNNRFSFEVDDVKEGLYHFDHNEYQYIILEKGDSLLMRLNTLDFDESLVYSGLGAEKNNFLIDIFLIYEDEEQVVNRFSELPPKEFLHKIDSLKGMKEELLADINASEPLSPISMHIAKDAINYRYFTDMEEYPFINKRRNGTKGIPELPETFYDFRKQVDYNDTLLTYYRPYFNYLITHFNNLAYSSCKDKCDGDIDRIQNSLHYSIHKLKLIDKAITENKTIRDNLNRNVAFTYLLGGHSVASNEKFIDSFNKYAGNNQHIEEVTDFYENVQNLQKGLTLPPIHLVDIKGNKITMDSTTYAKNTVFYFWNFHQKSHQANVLNRISRLKKEYPDYNYVGVNVNKDRKEWLDNLEFISNKGDTLPQYQTDNIDELLATLVIKSLNKIIVVDKNGKIIEGFGDIFDGRNLETSLKESIKN